The following proteins come from a genomic window of Gottfriedia acidiceleris:
- a CDS encoding CpsD/CapB family tyrosine-protein kinase encodes MLIFNKRTQNTAFKNRNLVTFTNPNSIISDQFRTIRTNLHFLTEETKNKILLITSTGKGEGNSTISANLAVSMAQQKEKILLIDANLREASIHKIFKLQNNVGLTDLLTNRLELKDVVTSTDFENLDVLTSGTINFNPVELLANSAVKELFKKLITSYDIVLIDSPSILDYTETRVLANQCDGVVLVLNRGKTEIEKTSEASRVIELSHGRLIGAILNEK; translated from the coding sequence ATGTTGATATTTAATAAAAGAACACAAAACACAGCCTTTAAAAATAGAAATCTAGTGACGTTTACAAATCCAAATTCAATTATATCTGACCAATTTCGAACAATACGTACAAATTTACATTTTTTAACTGAGGAAACAAAGAATAAGATCCTCTTAATTACTTCAACTGGTAAAGGTGAAGGAAATTCAACAATTAGCGCTAATTTAGCTGTATCGATGGCTCAGCAGAAAGAAAAAATCTTATTGATAGATGCTAATTTAAGGGAAGCTTCAATCCATAAAATTTTTAAACTACAAAACAATGTTGGATTAACAGATTTGTTAACAAACCGTTTGGAGCTTAAAGATGTAGTAACAAGCACTGACTTTGAAAATTTGGATGTATTGACTAGTGGCACAATTAATTTTAATCCTGTAGAACTTTTGGCGAATTCAGCAGTTAAAGAGTTATTTAAAAAATTGATTACCTCTTATGATATTGTACTAATTGATTCGCCATCAATATTAGATTATACAGAGACAAGGGTGCTTGCAAATCAATGTGATGGTGTAGTTCTAGTGCTTAACCGTGGAAAAACTGAAATAGAGAAAACGAGTGAGGCTAGTAGAGTAATTGAGCTATCACATGGAAGATTAATTGGAGCAATTTTAAATGAAAAGTAA
- a CDS encoding Ig-like domain-containing protein codes for MAISSPKINSLPVVTSINANSYTVSGSGIANATIYLTFKDPNKNTISTSVKANLSGTFSTKLNLTTLKDGQLNLEAYQKDTKGNTSGKVNKTVLKDTIGPTILLSVSNVTLQNQSAYPVAGKVEANQKVTVTVSDGIHSPLSIVTTSDTIGNFSVIFNMSSLNNGSITITAVSNDQYGNQSTSSSVVTKDTTVISPPGGVYELTSQERTKWGIYNDNSHPIETTNGFNQALQWATSNGYTTFHVLGGTYLIAKGVEDRDKNAQINMVSNMTFLMDNDTVLQKETNKWEQYAIISLSKDIVNVTIKGGTLKGDRYTHDYTYVGPYTSGTHEWGFGIITEGASNVTIDGVNFTDFTGDGVQAGGTTVTGEWIDSANLELGGLDANGNPISQSGKIRTKPYTLSDPSYQNPHFRNIMMWNPDGVTGKYDLYYYRSDGSLVKTDKDQDFNSSFGYSKIPDDAVKWRAVFNATSTANVGVQMMSVAVTENLLIQNCNIGYNRRQGISLVGTDGVKILNNKIHDIGGVAPGSGVDLEPGFYPGINTEISGNEFLNNKIHMVLSYGGHAIANNNYFGPDAAFASTSWGGVSASNNTFDNSSFVSSDGSSNITFTNNKLTKSGAVFDGGENIIVDGLVGVDSDISFTQTVENGINASNISLTSSGQDSELHGFAIWGDKPITLNTIYLEGNNGLSGNGLASNVYSNVTFNNTTESRLASGNYTNLIVTNGKINFYPGKVTINQGQFKNSTVILDNDNGYPNVTISSSTFNFDKSVSGNIILVNNATSFAFLNNTINDSITTSADHPIIQIGRDAWKDSPTQVKGAVIKGNKITSKIKRVGIDTTNGGIGAPTYDIEDNTLINNTLALTSKDINKNNTVT; via the coding sequence TTGGCAATTAGTAGTCCAAAGATTAATAGTTTACCTGTTGTAACAAGTATAAATGCAAACTCCTATACCGTAAGTGGTAGCGGGATTGCAAATGCTACTATTTATTTAACGTTTAAAGATCCGAATAAAAATACGATTTCTACTTCCGTCAAAGCAAATTTAAGCGGTACCTTTTCTACAAAATTAAATCTCACAACTCTAAAAGATGGCCAGTTAAACTTGGAAGCTTACCAAAAGGACACAAAAGGTAATACAAGTGGAAAGGTTAATAAGACTGTTTTAAAAGACACCATTGGACCAACGATTCTTTTAAGTGTCTCGAATGTTACATTACAAAATCAAAGTGCGTACCCAGTAGCTGGAAAAGTGGAAGCAAACCAAAAAGTAACAGTAACTGTTAGTGATGGTATTCATAGTCCACTATCTATAGTAACTACATCTGATACAATTGGCAATTTTTCAGTGATATTTAATATGAGTTCTTTGAATAATGGAAGTATTACAATCACAGCTGTCTCGAATGACCAATATGGCAATCAATCTACAAGTTCCTCAGTTGTCACAAAAGATACTACGGTTATTTCTCCTCCGGGAGGAGTATATGAACTTACTTCCCAAGAAAGAACTAAATGGGGTATTTATAATGATAATTCTCATCCTATTGAAACAACGAATGGGTTTAACCAGGCACTACAGTGGGCAACTAGCAACGGGTACACTACCTTTCATGTATTAGGTGGAACGTACTTAATAGCTAAGGGCGTAGAAGATAGAGATAAAAATGCTCAAATTAATATGGTAAGTAATATGACATTTTTAATGGATAACGATACAGTACTTCAAAAGGAAACAAATAAATGGGAACAATACGCTATTATTTCGCTCAGTAAAGACATTGTGAATGTGACTATAAAAGGTGGTACCTTGAAGGGTGACCGATATACTCACGATTACACTTATGTTGGTCCATATACTTCAGGTACACATGAGTGGGGATTTGGAATCATAACAGAGGGGGCAAGTAATGTCACTATTGATGGTGTTAATTTTACAGATTTTACCGGTGATGGTGTTCAAGCTGGTGGTACAACAGTCACAGGCGAGTGGATTGATTCAGCTAACCTAGAATTAGGTGGATTAGATGCAAATGGAAATCCTATTAGTCAATCAGGTAAAATTCGCACTAAACCTTATACCCTAAGTGATCCATCGTATCAAAATCCTCATTTTAGAAATATTATGATGTGGAATCCTGATGGAGTAACCGGAAAATACGATTTATATTATTACCGCTCAGATGGAAGTTTAGTTAAAACTGATAAAGATCAAGATTTCAATTCATCTTTTGGATATTCTAAGATTCCAGATGACGCAGTTAAATGGCGTGCTGTTTTTAATGCTACTAGTACAGCGAATGTTGGTGTTCAAATGATGTCTGTTGCAGTTACGGAAAACTTACTGATACAAAATTGCAATATAGGCTATAACCGTAGACAAGGCATCAGTTTAGTAGGCACAGATGGCGTCAAAATATTAAATAATAAAATTCACGATATAGGTGGAGTCGCTCCTGGAAGTGGAGTTGATTTAGAGCCTGGATTTTACCCGGGTATAAATACTGAGATAAGTGGAAATGAATTTTTAAATAATAAAATTCATATGGTACTCTCTTATGGGGGGCATGCAATAGCAAATAATAACTACTTTGGTCCTGATGCTGCTTTTGCTTCAACTAGCTGGGGTGGCGTTTCTGCTTCTAATAATACCTTTGACAATTCTTCATTTGTAAGTTCTGACGGTTCTTCTAATATTACTTTTACAAATAACAAACTAACAAAAAGTGGAGCAGTTTTTGACGGTGGAGAAAATATAATTGTAGATGGTCTTGTTGGTGTAGATTCAGATATCAGCTTTACTCAGACTGTTGAAAACGGCATAAACGCATCCAATATTTCTCTTACATCCTCTGGACAGGATTCAGAATTGCATGGTTTTGCAATATGGGGAGACAAGCCAATAACGTTGAATACTATTTATCTAGAAGGAAACAATGGTCTAAGTGGAAATGGACTCGCTTCAAATGTATACTCGAATGTTACATTTAATAATACTACTGAATCTCGATTAGCTTCTGGAAACTATACCAATCTAATTGTTACAAATGGAAAGATAAATTTCTATCCTGGAAAAGTAACTATTAACCAGGGGCAGTTTAAAAATAGTACTGTTATCCTTGATAACGACAATGGATATCCAAATGTTACTATATCAAGTTCAACATTCAACTTTGATAAATCCGTATCTGGTAACATTATTTTAGTAAATAATGCAACAAGTTTTGCTTTTCTTAACAATACAATAAATGATAGTATTACAACTTCTGCGGATCATCCAATAATTCAGATCGGCCGTGATGCATGGAAAGATTCTCCTACTCAAGTTAAAGGAGCAGTAATTAAAGGAAACAAAATAACATCCAAAATAAAAAGGGTTGGAATTGACACAACTAACGGTGGCATCGGTGCGCCTACTTATGATATTGAAGACAACACATTAATTAATAATACACTTGCATTAACATCTAAAGATATTAATAAAAACAATACAGTCACTTAA
- a CDS encoding group I truncated hemoglobin: MEQTLYEKYGGEETVGKVVDYFYDKLVLKDETVNHFFEKTDMDKQRRHQTKFISFALGGPNQYTGKSMSKAHEGMNLQPEHFNAIATHLHDALAHFGVSESDIDQALTKVESLRDDIQYK; encoded by the coding sequence ATGGAACAAACTCTTTATGAAAAATATGGTGGAGAAGAAACAGTTGGAAAAGTAGTTGATTATTTTTACGATAAATTAGTACTAAAAGATGAAACAGTTAATCATTTCTTTGAAAAAACGGATATGGACAAGCAACGCCGTCATCAAACAAAATTTATTAGTTTCGCTTTAGGTGGACCTAACCAGTATACTGGTAAATCCATGTCAAAAGCTCATGAAGGAATGAATCTTCAACCTGAACATTTTAATGCAATTGCTACCCATCTCCATGATGCATTAGCTCACTTTGGGGTTAGCGAGTCAGACATTGATCAAGCCTTAACGAAGGTAGAATCACTAAGAGATGACATACAATATAAATAA
- the cspD gene encoding cold-shock protein CspD — protein MNTGTVKWFNAEKGFGFIAVEGGDDVFVHFSAIQGDGFKSLEEGQKVSFEITQGNRGAQAENVVKL, from the coding sequence ATGAACACAGGTACAGTTAAATGGTTTAACGCAGAAAAAGGTTTCGGATTTATCGCAGTTGAAGGTGGAGACGATGTATTCGTACATTTCTCAGCTATCCAAGGTGATGGTTTCAAATCTCTTGAAGAAGGCCAAAAAGTAAGCTTTGAGATCACTCAAGGTAACCGTGGCGCTCAAGCTGAAAACGTAGTTAAATTATAA
- a CDS encoding CarD family transcriptional regulator, protein MGTLFKIGDQIIYPMQGAAVIDSIEEKVIQGVTQQYYIINIPSSNLKLMVPQGNVSNTKIRLVEDNEHLSNVLDDFSNGLPDDSLSWKQKYDLNMKKLKSGELLAGAQVVRDLTLQSREKPLNPSEREMLDMAKRMFVGELSLIKGISQLEATELIDSALK, encoded by the coding sequence GTGGGTACATTGTTCAAAATTGGCGATCAAATTATTTACCCAATGCAGGGAGCTGCAGTAATTGATTCCATCGAAGAGAAAGTTATACAAGGTGTAACACAACAGTATTACATTATCAACATACCATCCAGCAATTTAAAATTGATGGTCCCTCAAGGGAATGTGTCAAACACGAAAATTCGTTTAGTCGAAGACAATGAACATTTAAGTAATGTATTAGATGACTTTTCAAATGGTCTTCCTGACGATTCCTTATCTTGGAAACAAAAGTATGATTTAAACATGAAAAAATTAAAGTCTGGCGAATTACTCGCTGGTGCTCAAGTTGTACGTGATCTAACACTTCAAAGTAGGGAGAAACCTTTAAATCCTAGTGAAAGAGAAATGCTAGACATGGCAAAACGCATGTTTGTTGGTGAACTTAGCTTAATTAAAGGCATATCGCAGCTTGAAGCAACCGAATTAATTGATTCTGCATTAAAATAA
- a CDS encoding M14 family metallopeptidase translates to MKKGYISLIVLVLMFSMFKDVFAESTTKASADKWVVTLKPTELTIQSSGTEGTTGGTTSEGTTGGTTSEGTTGGTTSEGTTGGTTSEGTTGGTTSEGTTGGTTSEGTTGSTTSEGTTGGTTSEGTTGGTTSEGTTGGTTSEGTTGGTTSEGTTSEATGTTTTTITIPANVKLKVDKEENDLYYVTYNGNAGTILKSAVRNATPWEIYPTAKVFKVTNDTPLLLNENGKLVNRGTVKTNTVFSKIGEKDQYLMIQFSNQTAYIDKNKTIPLPNETLPVISIVTQPVKITAGVAVRNTKIVFPRDPKPTMVNVPAKQKIVIDSAYSSYYVVKIGGLKGLIPKADISLKTYNYVDPNGDYSYDELKADLQELNAWYPGFTKVETIGKSVDGRNLYAIKLGTGKSEISINGSHHAREHMTTNVIMEMLDQYASAYEKNTKISGFDVRKSLSQTSIYFVPMVNPDGVMLVQKGASSAKNPNQVIKLNNGSKNFKAWKANVRGVDLNRQYPAGWNTISGNKSKPGPDNYKGTKALSEPEAKALYDFTNKHSFKNTAAYHSSGNIIFWHYNQSGTQMARDKAIATKLSKQTGYSLVAPAKGGGGGYKDWYVAAKKRPGFTIEISPYVGNKPVPNSYFSSIMKKNLPVGLILANEK, encoded by the coding sequence TTGAAGAAAGGTTATATTAGTTTAATTGTTTTAGTACTTATGTTTAGTATGTTTAAAGATGTATTTGCAGAATCAACAACAAAAGCGAGTGCAGACAAATGGGTTGTAACGCTAAAACCTACAGAATTGACTATTCAGAGTTCTGGAACTGAAGGAACAACCGGTGGCACAACAAGTGAAGGAACAACCGGTGGCACAACAAGTGAAGGAACAACCGGTGGCACAACAAGTGAAGGAACAACCGGTGGCACAACAAGTGAAGGAACAACCGGTGGCACAACAAGTGAAGGAACAACCGGTGGCACAACAAGTGAAGGAACAACCGGTAGCACAACAAGTGAAGGAACAACCGGTGGCACAACAAGTGAAGGAACAACTGGTGGCACAACAAGTGAAGGAACAACTGGTGGCACAACAAGTGAAGGAACAACTGGTGGCACAACAAGTGAAGGAACAACTAGTGAAGCAACTGGTACTACAACTACTACAATAACAATACCAGCCAACGTTAAGTTAAAAGTAGATAAAGAGGAGAATGACCTTTACTATGTTACTTACAATGGGAATGCGGGGACTATTTTAAAAAGTGCAGTCCGTAATGCTACTCCATGGGAAATCTATCCAACGGCGAAAGTCTTTAAAGTAACAAATGACACACCGTTATTATTAAATGAAAATGGTAAATTAGTGAATAGGGGAACAGTTAAAACAAATACGGTTTTTAGTAAAATAGGTGAGAAGGATCAATATTTAATGATCCAATTTTCTAATCAAACTGCTTATATTGATAAAAATAAAACAATTCCTTTGCCAAATGAGACATTACCTGTAATCAGTATCGTGACCCAGCCTGTTAAAATTACAGCGGGTGTTGCAGTACGAAATACTAAAATTGTCTTCCCGCGTGATCCAAAACCAACAATGGTTAACGTACCTGCTAAACAAAAAATAGTAATTGATTCAGCCTATTCCTCTTATTATGTCGTTAAAATTGGAGGACTTAAGGGGCTAATTCCTAAAGCGGATATATCGTTAAAAACTTATAACTACGTTGACCCAAATGGTGACTATTCATATGACGAGTTGAAAGCAGATTTACAAGAACTAAATGCTTGGTATCCTGGATTTACTAAAGTTGAAACAATCGGTAAATCGGTTGATGGTAGAAATTTATATGCGATTAAGCTAGGGACTGGTAAATCTGAAATTAGTATAAACGGTTCGCATCATGCACGTGAGCATATGACAACAAATGTCATAATGGAAATGCTTGATCAATATGCTAGTGCGTATGAAAAAAATACAAAAATTTCTGGTTTTGATGTAAGAAAATCATTATCACAAACGTCTATTTATTTTGTACCTATGGTTAATCCTGATGGCGTAATGCTTGTACAAAAAGGTGCGAGTAGTGCAAAAAATCCAAATCAGGTCATTAAATTAAATAATGGTAGTAAGAATTTTAAAGCTTGGAAGGCAAATGTACGTGGCGTAGATTTAAATCGTCAATATCCAGCTGGGTGGAATACAATTTCTGGTAATAAGTCAAAGCCTGGCCCTGATAACTATAAAGGTACGAAGGCTCTAAGTGAACCAGAAGCTAAAGCTTTATATGATTTCACTAATAAACATTCATTCAAAAATACAGCTGCATACCACTCATCAGGAAATATAATTTTCTGGCATTATAACCAATCAGGAACTCAAATGGCTAGAGATAAGGCAATTGCTACCAAATTATCTAAACAAACAGGCTATAGTTTAGTCGCTCCCGCAAAAGGTGGAGGCGGTGGATATAAAGACTGGTATGTTGCTGCAAAAAAACGACCTGGATTTACAATTGAAATTTCTCCTTATGTAGGGAACAAACCAGTACCAAATAGTTACTTTAGTAGTATTATGAAGAAGAACTTACCAGTTGGTTTAATACTTGCTAACGAAAAGTAA
- a CDS encoding polysaccharide biosynthesis protein codes for MTFRQRLSLFIIIDSCIVLTSIFISQFLVNATIDIFIKPVFISSLFLLLSHHIFSFIFKLYKKAWEYASIGEIIIIFNIVTSSILTSLIIQQMIMQKTYFRLFAVAWLLHMLLIGGSRFTWRLYRDSFVRRNIIKKRTLIIGAGAAGTMVARQLLKSNDNNSHLHPVAFIDDNVKKHHLDILGIPVLGGVEKIESVVNKYSIENIIIAIPSLRKKELNIIFQECSKTNASTKILPMLEDLITGKVSVNQFRDVQVEDLLGRDPVVMDMGSISESITNNVVLVTGAGGSIGSEISRQISNFNPKQLILLGHGENSIYSIEMELKNSFKDSSIEFITEIADLQDEKKMMLIMEQYSPDVVYHAAAHKHVPLMERNPEAAIKNNIIGTMNVAKAASWHCVKTFVMISTDKAVNPTSVMGSTKKLAEMIIQDLDKNSDTKFVAVRFGNVLGSRGSVIPLFKKQIENGGPVTVTHPDMVRYFMTIPEASRLVIQAGALAKGGEIFVLDMGEPVKIVDLARNLILLSGNSLDDIEIEFSGMRPGEKLFEELLKEEEIHEEQIYPKIYIGKTTDLCISEIHEIIDNFSDLEKDELRERLLNLANNRVNSQTNATMPILN; via the coding sequence GTGACTTTTAGGCAAAGATTATCTCTATTTATAATTATTGATTCATGTATTGTACTCACATCCATTTTTATTAGTCAATTTTTGGTAAACGCAACAATTGATATATTTATTAAACCCGTTTTTATAAGTTCACTTTTTCTTTTATTAAGCCATCATATTTTTTCATTCATTTTTAAACTTTATAAAAAGGCATGGGAATATGCAAGTATAGGTGAAATCATTATTATCTTTAATATTGTAACGTCTTCAATACTCACATCATTAATTATTCAGCAAATGATTATGCAAAAAACGTATTTCAGATTATTTGCGGTCGCTTGGTTACTTCATATGTTATTAATAGGTGGTTCAAGGTTTACTTGGAGGTTATATCGAGATTCATTTGTTAGAAGAAATATTATTAAGAAGAGAACTTTAATTATTGGTGCTGGCGCAGCTGGCACTATGGTTGCGAGACAACTTTTAAAGAGTAACGACAATAATAGTCATCTCCATCCTGTTGCTTTTATAGATGATAATGTAAAAAAACATCATTTAGATATATTGGGTATTCCCGTCTTAGGAGGGGTTGAAAAAATTGAAAGTGTTGTAAATAAGTATTCAATTGAAAATATTATTATTGCAATTCCTTCTTTACGTAAAAAGGAGTTAAATATTATTTTTCAAGAATGCTCTAAAACAAATGCTAGTACTAAAATACTACCTATGTTAGAAGATTTAATTACTGGTAAAGTTTCAGTCAATCAATTCCGTGATGTTCAAGTAGAGGACTTATTAGGAAGGGATCCTGTTGTAATGGATATGGGCAGTATTTCTGAATCGATTACAAATAATGTTGTATTAGTTACAGGGGCGGGAGGATCAATCGGTTCGGAAATATCGCGACAAATTTCTAACTTTAATCCGAAACAATTAATTTTACTTGGTCATGGTGAAAATAGTATTTATTCAATTGAAATGGAATTAAAGAATAGTTTTAAGGATTCTAGTATTGAATTTATTACAGAGATTGCAGATTTACAAGACGAAAAGAAAATGATGTTAATTATGGAACAATATAGTCCGGATGTTGTCTACCATGCAGCAGCACACAAGCACGTACCTTTAATGGAGCGAAATCCGGAGGCAGCAATTAAAAATAATATAATTGGTACTATGAATGTCGCAAAAGCAGCTAGCTGGCATTGTGTAAAAACATTTGTCATGATTTCAACTGATAAAGCTGTCAATCCAACAAGTGTAATGGGTTCAACAAAAAAACTTGCAGAGATGATTATTCAAGATTTGGATAAAAATAGTGATACAAAATTTGTAGCAGTTCGATTTGGAAATGTGCTAGGTAGTAGAGGGAGTGTTATCCCACTATTTAAAAAGCAAATAGAAAATGGAGGACCTGTCACTGTTACTCACCCAGATATGGTTCGTTATTTTATGACAATTCCTGAAGCATCTAGGCTAGTAATACAAGCAGGGGCATTAGCAAAAGGTGGCGAAATCTTCGTATTAGACATGGGTGAGCCGGTAAAAATAGTAGATCTTGCTAGAAATTTAATTTTATTATCAGGTAATTCACTTGATGATATAGAGATTGAATTCTCAGGAATGAGACCGGGAGAGAAGCTATTTGAGGAATTGTTAAAAGAAGAAGAAATTCATGAAGAACAAATTTATCCGAAAATTTATATTGGAAAAACGACAGATCTGTGCATAAGTGAAATACATGAAATAATTGATAACTTTTCAGACTTAGAGAAGGATGAGCTTAGAGAAAGATTATTGAATTTGGCTAATAATAGGGTTAATTCTCAAACGAATGCTACAATGCCAATTTTAAATTAA
- a CDS encoding lipase family protein: protein MNFRVVIFIVTVLTFFTTTTGCSQQEQRELEKLPVGVLLAASELSYEAFLSKEIGKSLREHKGIANPLLTQVHKNLSDYRLVSITSGNIGFSAIALKNNKNNSLLFAFSGLKKINLQDIYQRLVEFETPENGSPVVVDQQAQQAYDWVTSILNKKENKHSSVYVTGHSFGGYLAQFVGYQLKNDKKLKNHLFVQGVTFNSLGVLLDDGSKKLHAKSQKVQTTFKPLFTNYIVNGDPLDYANKTFFKQITGYSLKHLGNVKYITVDENYKTSLTALEKTTDLWTKARLLKPLYPYHDLVEFEGAFWK, encoded by the coding sequence ATGAATTTTCGTGTAGTTATTTTTATCGTTACAGTACTTACTTTTTTTACAACGACCACCGGATGTAGCCAACAAGAGCAAAGAGAGCTAGAGAAGCTTCCCGTTGGCGTATTATTAGCAGCATCTGAGCTTTCTTATGAAGCTTTTCTAAGTAAAGAAATAGGCAAAAGCTTAAGAGAACATAAAGGAATTGCTAATCCATTACTTACTCAAGTTCATAAGAATCTTAGTGATTATAGGCTTGTTTCCATTACATCTGGTAATATTGGATTTTCTGCAATAGCATTAAAAAACAATAAAAATAATAGTTTACTATTTGCTTTCAGTGGATTAAAAAAAATAAATTTGCAAGATATTTATCAAAGATTAGTTGAATTTGAAACTCCTGAGAATGGTTCACCAGTTGTCGTAGATCAACAAGCTCAGCAAGCATATGACTGGGTTACTTCAATATTAAATAAAAAAGAGAACAAGCATTCAAGTGTATATGTTACTGGTCATTCCTTTGGGGGTTATTTGGCTCAATTTGTAGGTTATCAGCTTAAAAATGATAAAAAATTGAAAAATCATCTATTTGTACAGGGCGTTACATTTAACTCATTAGGTGTACTATTAGATGATGGTTCGAAAAAACTTCATGCAAAGTCACAAAAAGTCCAAACAACTTTTAAACCGCTATTCACAAATTATATTGTAAATGGTGATCCATTAGACTATGCTAATAAAACCTTCTTTAAACAAATAACTGGGTACTCACTCAAGCATCTCGGTAATGTAAAATATATTACAGTTGATGAGAATTATAAAACGTCTTTAACTGCTTTAGAAAAAACAACAGATTTATGGACAAAAGCAAGATTATTGAAACCTTTGTACCCATATCACGATTTGGTTGAGTTTGAGGGTGCTTTTTGGAAATAA
- a CDS encoding YveK family protein: MNSVRPKEIDIKEYFDVIKSRFWIIIVFTILTTSAGYLYQKFYNNYVPMYESSTRIMLNTKDDLSTLAVMINDPTVLKKVINNLQLNISKDTLAKKLNVARIGDSTIFSITVQDTDPTIATNIANETAKSFKDEVSNLLNFKNVQLLTPAEVASMPINQQSNKVIILAFVMGIVISIALIFLLDSLDQTIKRRSEVEEILGVPVIGIVPNMNKKKLLSEKKKYKLLKNEGENVDI; encoded by the coding sequence ATGAATAGTGTAAGGCCTAAGGAAATTGATATAAAAGAATATTTTGATGTAATTAAAAGCAGATTTTGGATTATTATTGTTTTTACTATTTTAACTACATCAGCAGGTTACCTATATCAGAAATTTTATAACAATTATGTTCCTATGTATGAGTCATCTACGAGAATAATGCTTAATACAAAGGATGACTTAAGTACGTTAGCGGTTATGATTAATGATCCAACTGTTTTGAAAAAAGTAATTAATAATTTACAACTTAATATTTCTAAAGATACTTTAGCAAAAAAATTAAATGTGGCAAGAATAGGCGATTCAACTATTTTTAGTATTACAGTGCAAGATACCGATCCAACTATTGCTACAAATATTGCGAATGAAACTGCGAAGTCATTTAAAGATGAAGTTAGTAATCTATTAAATTTTAAAAATGTACAATTATTAACTCCAGCAGAGGTAGCTTCAATGCCAATTAATCAACAGAGTAATAAGGTTATTATTTTGGCATTTGTGATGGGAATTGTAATTAGTATCGCATTAATATTTTTACTAGACTCATTAGATCAAACAATTAAAAGACGAAGCGAAGTGGAAGAAATCTTAGGGGTACCTGTAATTGGCATTGTTCCAAATATGAATAAGAAAAAGTTACTAAGTGAGAAAAAGAAATATAAATTATTAAAAAATGAAGGTGAGAATGTTGATATTTAA